From a single Anaerolineaceae bacterium oral taxon 439 genomic region:
- a CDS encoding aldo/keto reductase, protein MKTINVINGPQNASAIILGCMRMPALSVEKAAEMIRTAAELGVSFFDNATCYGNGEAETRFGDAFKRTGLRREDVVIQTKCGLCFERNEFDWTKENILSSVDDSLTRMKLDYLDVLLLHRPDLIFEPEAVAEAFDELEKNGKVRFFGVSNVPVFQLELLKKFVRQPLVFNQLQFSIEQSQLIDQALYMNNLTTERSIDRDGGILDYCRLNDITIQAWSPLQHGFFKGCFVDDPAFPELNEALGEIGEKYGVPKTAVAIAWILRHPAKIQAIAGTMNPSHLKDICAATNVGLTHHEWYRLYLASGKKLP, encoded by the coding sequence ATGAAAACAATCAATGTCATAAACGGACCGCAAAACGCGTCGGCGATTATTCTCGGCTGCATGAGGATGCCCGCGCTGTCGGTTGAAAAAGCCGCGGAGATGATCCGGACGGCGGCGGAGCTCGGCGTCAGCTTCTTCGATAACGCAACCTGCTATGGAAACGGGGAAGCGGAAACCCGATTCGGCGACGCGTTCAAGCGGACCGGGCTCCGGCGGGAAGACGTCGTGATCCAAACGAAATGCGGGTTATGCTTTGAGCGGAACGAATTCGATTGGACAAAAGAAAATATCCTCTCCAGCGTCGACGACAGCCTGACCCGGATGAAGCTCGACTATCTGGACGTCCTGCTGCTGCATCGGCCCGACCTGATTTTCGAACCGGAAGCGGTCGCGGAGGCGTTCGACGAATTGGAGAAAAACGGGAAGGTCCGCTTCTTCGGCGTCAGCAACGTCCCGGTTTTCCAATTGGAGCTGCTTAAGAAATTCGTCCGTCAGCCGCTGGTCTTCAATCAGCTTCAATTCTCAATCGAGCAGTCGCAGCTCATCGACCAGGCGCTTTACATGAATAACCTGACGACAGAACGCTCGATCGACCGGGACGGCGGAATTCTGGATTACTGCCGGTTGAACGATATCACAATCCAGGCCTGGTCGCCGCTCCAGCATGGCTTCTTTAAGGGCTGCTTCGTCGACGACCCGGCGTTCCCGGAGCTTAACGAAGCGCTGGGCGAGATCGGCGAAAAATACGGCGTTCCGAAAACTGCCGTCGCGATCGCCTGGATCCTGCGTCATCCGGCGAAAATACAGGCGATCGCCGGAACGATGAACCCCAGCCACTTGAAGGATATCTGCGCCGCGACGAACGTCGGCCTGACGCATCATGAGTGGTACCGGCTGTACCTGGCGTCGGGGAAAAAGCTCCCCTGA
- a CDS encoding butanol dehydrogenase — protein sequence MLDFVHNIPTKLYFGKGQIRHLADALDPFGKKVLLAYGGGSIRKTGLYDTVMDILNRGGFKATELAGIEPNPRIESVEEGVRLCKENEIDVILAVGGGSTIDCCKAIAAGVFYEGDDLWAMVKSADHLRKALPLVDVLTLSATGSEFDGGGVISNMKTREKLGGLYTYPAVSICDPTYTFTVPAYQTAAGSADIMSHIFEGYFSRTDDSDLSDGIAETILKSVMKNVPIALKEPDNYAARANLMADSSVACSGIPEYGKQGTGWPCHSMEHELSAYYDITHGVGLAILTPRWMRHILKKDASATPRFVRFARNVMELTGENEKDLAMAGIDALEAYFRSTGIPMTLSELGITDEYFEEMAAHANAGGYLKDSFVALTNEDIVEIYKACL from the coding sequence ATGCTGGATTTTGTACATAATATTCCAACGAAGCTCTACTTCGGCAAAGGTCAGATCCGTCATTTAGCGGACGCGCTGGACCCGTTCGGGAAGAAGGTCCTCCTCGCCTACGGCGGCGGTTCGATCCGGAAAACCGGCCTGTACGATACCGTCATGGATATCCTGAACCGCGGCGGATTTAAGGCGACCGAGCTCGCCGGGATCGAACCGAACCCGCGAATTGAATCGGTCGAGGAAGGCGTCCGCCTCTGTAAAGAAAACGAAATCGACGTGATCCTGGCCGTCGGCGGCGGAAGCACGATCGACTGCTGCAAGGCGATCGCCGCGGGCGTTTTCTACGAAGGGGACGATCTTTGGGCGATGGTTAAATCCGCGGATCACCTCCGCAAAGCGCTGCCGCTCGTCGACGTCCTGACGCTGAGCGCGACGGGAAGCGAATTTGACGGCGGCGGCGTCATCAGTAATATGAAAACCAGAGAGAAGCTGGGCGGATTGTACACGTACCCGGCGGTTTCAATCTGCGACCCGACGTATACGTTTACCGTCCCGGCGTATCAGACCGCGGCGGGTTCCGCCGATATCATGAGCCATATTTTCGAAGGCTATTTTTCGCGGACGGACGACAGCGACCTTTCCGACGGAATCGCAGAAACGATCCTGAAATCGGTCATGAAGAACGTTCCGATCGCGCTGAAAGAGCCGGATAACTACGCCGCCCGCGCCAACCTGATGGCGGATTCATCGGTCGCCTGCTCCGGGATCCCGGAATACGGGAAGCAGGGAACCGGCTGGCCGTGCCACAGCATGGAGCATGAGTTATCCGCTTACTACGATATTACCCATGGGGTCGGACTGGCGATCCTGACGCCGCGCTGGATGCGCCATATCCTGAAAAAAGACGCTTCGGCGACGCCGCGGTTCGTCCGCTTCGCGCGGAACGTCATGGAACTGACTGGGGAGAACGAGAAGGATCTCGCGATGGCCGGAATCGACGCGCTCGAAGCCTATTTCCGCTCGACCGGAATCCCGATGACGCTGAGCGAGCTGGGGATCACGGACGAATACTTTGAAGAGATGGCGGCGCATGCCAACGCCGGCGGTTACCTGAAAGACTCGTTCGTTGCTCTGACGAACGAGGACATCGTAGAAATCTATAAAGCCTGCCTGTAA
- a CDS encoding ABC transporter ATP-binding protein — translation MEQFRKKRFADFVKPQAPAYFVSVFLAIVGVFFGLLPYDMVYRMLISISEAGDVRAVFIYAALILLSFALQILMHSLSTAISHKTAFSILEKVRLSIMEKMMRMPLGYTQAKGSGFFHNMLVDSIERLEFPLAHAIPETTSNVLLPLGIIGLLFAADWRMGLSVLVPASLTLIFYLPMYVGIMNEFADTYYKMLEKMDGRVIEYIRGNKEIKIFGREDAAFSKYEASIDDYETATLKLYNRMHFAVSPATVILSSLLVGVLCVGGLLYCKGELPAYLYLFSMLISMGIGNSLLKFAEFMDNFYHIRNGARLINEVLSAPELREPDKDLNEIPDNEIILQRVSFAYEETQVLKDISLVFPEKTKTAIVGPSGSGKTTIANLISRFWDIDEGRIMIGGIEYQNLSLAQLTQRVNYVTQDTFLFNLSIMENIRLGKPDADDPEIIEAAKKAQCHEFILALEKGYETVVGDEGSKLSGGQRQRIIIARAILRNAPVLILDEATAYTDMENQQKLQRSLQELCKDKTLILIAHRLSTVTDCDQIIVMQNGKADAVGTHEELLKKSPLYLQMWETHEKSRNWKLQKSSEASLC, via the coding sequence ATGGAGCAGTTTCGAAAAAAACGTTTCGCGGATTTCGTAAAACCGCAAGCTCCGGCATATTTCGTTTCCGTATTTCTGGCAATCGTCGGCGTATTTTTTGGATTGTTGCCATATGATATGGTTTATCGAATGCTGATCAGTATTTCTGAGGCCGGAGATGTCAGGGCGGTTTTTATCTATGCCGCTCTGATTTTGCTTTCTTTTGCGCTCCAGATCCTGATGCATAGCCTTTCTACCGCAATCTCGCATAAGACAGCATTTTCTATTTTAGAAAAGGTAAGGCTTTCCATTATGGAAAAAATGATGCGCATGCCGCTTGGGTATACGCAGGCCAAAGGAAGTGGTTTTTTTCATAACATGCTGGTCGACAGTATCGAGCGGCTCGAATTTCCGCTCGCTCACGCTATCCCTGAAACGACGTCTAACGTGCTGCTGCCGTTAGGCATTATCGGGCTGCTTTTTGCGGCTGATTGGAGAATGGGGCTGTCGGTCCTCGTTCCCGCGTCGCTGACGTTGATCTTTTATTTGCCTATGTACGTCGGGATCATGAATGAATTTGCCGATACGTACTATAAAATGCTTGAGAAGATGGACGGCCGGGTTATCGAGTACATTCGCGGGAACAAGGAAATCAAAATTTTCGGAAGAGAAGACGCGGCGTTTTCAAAGTATGAAGCGTCTATTGACGATTATGAAACGGCCACGTTGAAACTGTATAACCGGATGCATTTCGCCGTTTCTCCGGCGACCGTTATTTTATCCTCGCTTTTAGTTGGCGTACTTTGCGTTGGCGGGTTGCTATACTGTAAGGGAGAGCTCCCGGCGTATCTATACCTGTTTTCCATGTTGATTTCCATGGGTATTGGAAACTCACTTTTGAAATTCGCCGAATTTATGGATAATTTTTATCATATCAGGAACGGAGCTCGGCTTATTAACGAAGTGCTCTCTGCTCCGGAGCTGCGGGAGCCTGATAAAGATCTGAACGAAATACCGGATAACGAAATTATTTTGCAAAGGGTATCTTTTGCTTATGAAGAGACACAGGTTCTGAAGGATATTTCGCTTGTTTTTCCGGAAAAAACGAAAACGGCGATTGTCGGACCTTCCGGATCCGGGAAAACAACCATCGCCAACCTGATCTCCAGGTTTTGGGATATCGACGAAGGAAGAATTATGATCGGCGGGATCGAGTATCAGAACCTGTCGTTAGCGCAGCTCACGCAACGTGTCAACTATGTGACGCAGGATACTTTCCTGTTCAACCTGTCGATCATGGAAAATATACGGCTGGGGAAGCCCGACGCGGACGATCCTGAAATTATAGAAGCGGCAAAAAAGGCGCAATGCCATGAGTTTATTCTTGCCCTGGAAAAGGGATATGAGACGGTTGTCGGAGACGAAGGATCAAAGTTGTCCGGAGGTCAGCGGCAGCGTATTATCATTGCGCGCGCAATCCTGCGTAATGCGCCTGTGTTGATTCTTGACGAAGCCACCGCCTACACGGACATGGAGAACCAGCAGAAGCTCCAGCGTTCGCTGCAGGAGCTCTGCAAAGATAAGACATTGATTTTAATCGCGCATAGATTGTCTACGGTTACAGACTGCGATCAGATTATCGTGATGCAAAACGGGAAAGCAGACGCAGTCGGAACGCATGAAGAGCTGCTGAAAAAATCGCCTTTATATTTGCAGATGTGGGAAACGCACGAAAAAAGCCGGAACTGGAAGTTACAGAAAAGCAGCGAGGCGTCGTTATGCTGA
- a CDS encoding transcriptional regulator: protein MPENQNTEWKSKWKDEYLEWICGYANAQGGKIYIGCDDSGNAIGTPNSHKLLEDIPNKIRDALGIVVGVNLLNDKDKEYIEIDVPPYPIGISCKGIYYYRSGSTRQVLTGPALEAFLMRKRGATWDNLPLPAFSLEDVNDELLDRFKQWGIKKGRIDQSVLDEPKNILMEKLHLMNGSYLTNAAMLLFSKEPEKWQLGAYIKLGYFETDADLLYQDEIHGSILEQIDKVVELVHLKYMKAKISYVGMQRIERYFVPEEALREAILNAICHKQYQSGVPVQISIYEDRLYIANCGCLPENWTQENLMQKHASRPYNPNIAHVLYLAGFIESWGRGIEKICSSCEREGLPLPDYTINPGDIMILFKAPKDRIVHSVTREVTEKVTDQLTDTELQILGLIEEDPAYTSSVLAEKLSLSRKTIALWLKKLKEKNIIERIGSDRKGYWKIK, encoded by the coding sequence ATGCCTGAAAACCAGAACACAGAATGGAAAAGTAAGTGGAAAGATGAATATTTGGAATGGATCTGCGGTTATGCCAATGCACAGGGCGGAAAAATTTATATTGGTTGCGATGACAGCGGCAATGCGATCGGCACACCCAACTCACATAAACTTCTGGAAGATATTCCAAACAAGATTCGTGACGCATTGGGTATCGTTGTTGGAGTGAATCTTCTGAATGATAAAGATAAGGAATACATTGAAATTGACGTACCCCCATATCCCATTGGCATTTCCTGTAAAGGAATCTACTATTACCGTAGCGGGAGCACAAGGCAAGTACTGACCGGCCCCGCACTTGAAGCCTTCCTGATGCGAAAACGCGGCGCTACATGGGATAACCTGCCTCTGCCTGCTTTTTCCCTCGAAGATGTGAATGATGAACTCCTGGACCGCTTTAAACAATGGGGGATAAAAAAAGGTCGTATCGATCAAAGTGTGCTTGATGAACCGAAAAATATCCTGATGGAAAAGCTCCATCTGATGAATGGTTCTTATCTGACAAATGCCGCTATGCTCTTGTTTAGTAAAGAGCCCGAAAAATGGCAACTTGGCGCTTATATCAAGCTCGGATATTTTGAGACCGATGCTGACCTTCTATATCAGGACGAAATCCACGGATCCATCTTAGAACAAATCGATAAAGTTGTTGAGCTGGTTCATCTGAAGTACATGAAAGCAAAAATCTCCTATGTGGGAATGCAGAGGATCGAACGTTACTTTGTTCCTGAAGAGGCGCTGCGCGAAGCAATTCTAAACGCGATTTGCCACAAACAATATCAATCCGGCGTTCCAGTTCAGATCAGCATATATGAAGACAGGCTGTATATTGCAAACTGCGGGTGTCTTCCAGAGAACTGGACACAGGAAAATCTGATGCAAAAGCATGCTTCCAGACCTTATAATCCGAATATTGCCCACGTATTATATCTGGCCGGATTTATTGAAAGCTGGGGACGGGGCATCGAAAAGATCTGTTCTTCCTGTGAAAGGGAGGGCCTTCCGCTGCCAGATTACACGATCAATCCCGGCGACATTATGATTCTTTTCAAGGCGCCAAAGGACAGGATCGTCCATTCTGTTACCCGTGAGGTGACAGAAAAGGTGACAGATCAATTGACCGACACCGAACTGCAAATCCTGGGACTTATCGAAGAAGATCCTGCCTATACTTCTTCGGTTCTTGCAGAGAAACTATCACTGAGCAGAAAAACGATCGCATTATGGCTGAAAAAGCTTAAAGAAAAAAACATCATTGAGCGTATCGGTTCAGATCGGAAAGGTTACTGGAAGATAAAATGA
- a CDS encoding 4Fe-4S ferredoxin, with protein MKAVFIVFSPSGHTLIAARKFMHLLEDNGISCHMINITKNDKYLQDFTITKTLVNDLGEHHLLIPCAPVYAGHCEQNMLRIIRALTREKEKQIPAIPLVTYGGVHSSVALEEMGKALNDRGYIPIMGIKIAAEHTLTATFKKQINPGLPGKVEDQILAEAAEITEKVLNDKIAMVNVGKKLAYAPFLKRIMFRSFSQEKIHGKYKKVAINTEKCIGCERCVAACPVNMFAHIDNTIQTVRDNKHCILCAECYHHCPVKAIVHPYIEVARKRLSDGFAELENPQSEIYR; from the coding sequence ATGAAAGCTGTTTTTATTGTATTCAGTCCATCAGGGCATACACTCATTGCGGCACGAAAATTCATGCATCTGCTTGAAGATAATGGAATTTCCTGTCATATGATTAACATCACAAAAAACGATAAGTATCTTCAGGACTTCACAATTACAAAAACACTGGTTAATGATCTTGGAGAACATCATCTGCTTATTCCATGTGCACCGGTATATGCCGGACACTGTGAACAGAATATGCTCAGGATAATACGGGCGCTCACCCGGGAAAAGGAAAAACAGATACCTGCAATTCCGCTTGTGACATATGGGGGAGTGCACAGTAGCGTTGCGCTGGAAGAAATGGGTAAAGCGCTTAATGACAGAGGCTATATTCCGATTATGGGCATTAAGATTGCTGCAGAGCATACGTTGACCGCTACTTTCAAAAAACAAATCAATCCAGGTCTGCCAGGAAAAGTTGAGGATCAAATCCTTGCAGAAGCAGCAGAAATAACGGAAAAGGTTTTGAACGACAAGATAGCTATGGTTAATGTAGGAAAGAAACTTGCATATGCGCCGTTTTTAAAACGCATTATGTTTCGCAGTTTCAGCCAAGAAAAAATTCATGGAAAATATAAGAAAGTCGCAATCAATACAGAAAAATGTATTGGCTGTGAGCGATGTGTTGCAGCCTGTCCTGTCAATATGTTTGCACATATTGATAACACAATACAAACGGTTCGTGACAATAAACATTGTATTTTATGTGCTGAGTGTTATCATCACTGTCCTGTAAAAGCCATCGTACATCCATATATTGAAGTTGCAAGAAAGAGACTTTCGGACGGTTTTGCAGAGCTTGAAAACCCACAATCTGAAATTTATCGATAA
- a CDS encoding ABC transporter ATP-binding protein — MLKTVKNLIDLMGEQKRPLYISLVLSVFDGGLMIIPLLAAYQITARMPEFNHAVKTPLTSREIMAYTAMMIGCIIIRIILRYFTLRFRGGAGYKCMCSERKALGKELRKVSLGFLNEKNSGDLVSTITSDAAFLEIEGMGVVEKIAVGIPTFIIGLMICLSFDYRIFLLVAALLLPTWFAYRYLSTRQDKLNINRQEFIGQVAEATLEFIKGLHVLKSCNMADKQFYKTQEIYEELRRFSIRAEFAHIPPAGTYQFCFRLMTTGIIFLSGIFVLNADFTFPQAFLLMLASFSLFTGAEAMGIFSIFAKMTQQSIDRMNRIRDIPEMQDISGMDTLDRYDICFEHVSFAYDQTSVLKDVSFRVPERTTAALVGLSGSGKTTITNLTVRFWDIEQGAIDIGGKAVKTLSYGNLLKNVSCVFQDVFLFNDTVLNNIRLGRPEAALDEVYEASRKAGCHDFILALEKGYDTVIGEAGSRLSGGEKQRIAIARALIKDAPIVLLDEVTANVDVENELMIQRAIQELLSDKTVIMIAHKLATIQNVDQILVIEAGRIRQRGSHDDLIRQDGLYKKLWEIQYQAEKWKV, encoded by the coding sequence ATGCTGAAGACGGTAAAAAACTTAATCGACCTGATGGGCGAGCAAAAAAGACCGCTCTATATTTCCCTTGTTTTAAGCGTTTTTGACGGCGGCCTGATGATAATTCCGCTCCTTGCGGCGTATCAGATTACCGCGCGAATGCCGGAGTTTAATCATGCTGTCAAAACTCCGCTGACGTCGCGGGAAATCATGGCGTATACGGCGATGATGATCGGATGCATTATTATTCGTATAATTCTACGGTACTTTACTTTGCGTTTTCGCGGCGGCGCCGGGTATAAGTGCATGTGCAGCGAGCGCAAGGCGTTGGGGAAAGAACTCCGGAAGGTTTCTCTGGGATTTTTGAACGAGAAGAATTCAGGCGATCTGGTTTCGACGATTACGTCCGACGCGGCTTTTTTGGAAATAGAAGGGATGGGCGTCGTTGAAAAGATCGCGGTCGGCATTCCTACATTCATTATAGGGCTTATGATATGCCTCTCTTTTGATTACCGGATTTTCCTGCTGGTGGCGGCGCTGCTGCTTCCGACCTGGTTTGCTTATCGTTATCTTTCAACGCGTCAGGATAAATTGAATATTAACAGGCAGGAATTTATCGGGCAGGTTGCGGAGGCCACGCTTGAATTTATCAAGGGACTGCATGTACTGAAATCCTGTAACATGGCGGATAAGCAGTTTTATAAAACGCAGGAGATATATGAAGAACTTCGCAGATTTTCCATAAGAGCAGAATTTGCGCATATACCGCCCGCCGGAACTTATCAGTTCTGTTTTCGCCTGATGACTACGGGGATCATATTCCTTTCCGGGATTTTTGTCCTGAACGCGGATTTTACTTTCCCTCAGGCGTTTTTATTGATGCTCGCTTCCTTCAGCCTTTTTACAGGCGCGGAAGCCATGGGTATCTTCAGTATTTTCGCCAAAATGACGCAGCAGTCGATTGACCGGATGAACCGGATCAGGGACATTCCCGAAATGCAGGATATTTCGGGGATGGATACCCTTGATCGTTATGATATTTGTTTTGAACATGTGAGCTTTGCATATGACCAGACGTCCGTATTAAAAGACGTCAGCTTTCGCGTGCCGGAGCGGACAACGGCGGCGCTTGTCGGTTTATCCGGAAGCGGAAAAACGACAATTACAAATTTAACGGTTCGCTTCTGGGATATCGAGCAGGGAGCTATCGACATTGGCGGGAAAGCGGTAAAAACTTTATCTTATGGAAATCTGCTGAAAAATGTCAGCTGCGTTTTTCAGGACGTTTTCCTTTTCAACGATACGGTTCTGAATAATATTCGATTAGGACGGCCGGAAGCAGCTTTGGACGAAGTATACGAAGCGTCCCGAAAGGCGGGCTGCCACGATTTTATTCTGGCGTTGGAAAAAGGCTATGATACGGTTATTGGAGAAGCGGGGTCGAGACTTTCCGGCGGCGAAAAACAAAGAATCGCGATTGCCCGGGCATTGATTAAAGACGCTCCGATTGTGCTTTTAGACGAAGTTACCGCAAACGTAGACGTGGAAAACGAACTCATGATCCAGCGGGCGATCCAGGAGCTGTTGAGCGATAAGACTGTCATTATGATTGCGCATAAACTTGCGACAATCCAGAACGTGGATCAGATCCTTGTGATCGAAGCGGGCAGGATCCGTCAGCGCGGATCGCACGATGACCTGATCCGGCAGGACGGGCTATATAAAAAACTCTGGGAGATTCAGTATCAGGCGGAAAAATGGAAAGTATGA
- a CDS encoding ABC transporter ATP-binding protein, translating into MIDLQKAGFQYEKSERKSIHAISCSVRKGEIIVVTGESGCGKSTLLRCINGLCPGFYEGLVDGNIFIMNRNCSDMSVGDISRLVGTVFQNPENQFFTLDVLSDLVFGCENFGIAKAEIERKLDYVVNLLKIKPFLGRKLAELSGGEKQKIAIASALMMETEILLMDEPSANLDYQSIQLLRETIAVLKSRGYTLLIAEHRLYYLNDLIDRLLIMADGTIRQTCSRKQLKSLGDSMLHAQGIRGINLFQHGAPLIPLNKKRDQGTVLLSLQNISFGYDRKKKILHDISLDIRNGDQVALLGKNGCGKSTLAKVLCGLLNENGGKIVFQGENQPAKKRTQQISYVMQNVDFQLFGCSLYDDLLLGSENIPNVDMKIKEALAKLNLLNMIDDHPMTLSMGQKQRLIIASSYILRKRISIFDEPTSGLDYRSMKTVCSLISSFAGDQNASIVISHDYEFIMNSCNRVVLLENGRIAEDFQLSNRMQLEHIFKERL; encoded by the coding sequence ATGATAGATTTGCAAAAAGCAGGTTTCCAATATGAAAAGAGCGAACGGAAAAGCATCCATGCGATTTCCTGTTCTGTTCGCAAAGGGGAAATCATTGTTGTTACGGGGGAGAGTGGCTGCGGAAAATCGACCTTATTACGCTGCATCAATGGCCTTTGTCCCGGTTTTTATGAAGGACTTGTCGACGGGAATATTTTTATCATGAACAGAAATTGTTCCGACATGAGCGTCGGGGATATTTCCCGGCTCGTCGGGACGGTATTTCAGAATCCCGAAAATCAGTTTTTTACATTGGATGTTCTGTCGGATTTGGTTTTCGGCTGTGAAAACTTCGGTATTGCAAAGGCGGAGATCGAACGCAAACTGGATTATGTCGTGAATCTGCTGAAAATAAAGCCTTTTTTAGGCAGAAAATTGGCGGAGCTTTCCGGTGGGGAAAAACAGAAAATTGCGATCGCTTCGGCTCTGATGATGGAGACGGAAATTCTTTTAATGGACGAGCCGTCGGCGAACCTGGATTATCAATCCATCCAGCTGTTGCGTGAAACAATCGCTGTCCTGAAATCCCGCGGGTACACACTTCTGATTGCGGAGCACCGCCTGTATTATCTCAATGATCTTATTGACAGGCTTTTGATTATGGCGGACGGAACGATCAGGCAAACCTGTTCCCGGAAGCAGCTGAAATCTCTTGGCGACAGTATGCTGCATGCGCAGGGAATACGCGGGATAAACCTTTTTCAGCATGGGGCGCCCTTAATTCCTTTGAATAAAAAGCGCGATCAGGGAACAGTATTGTTGTCGCTGCAAAATATATCATTCGGGTATGACCGGAAAAAGAAAATATTGCATGATATCAGCCTCGATATAAGAAATGGCGATCAGGTAGCGCTGTTAGGGAAAAATGGATGCGGAAAGAGCACTCTTGCAAAAGTGCTTTGCGGTCTTCTTAACGAAAACGGCGGAAAGATTGTTTTTCAAGGCGAAAACCAGCCGGCGAAGAAAAGAACTCAGCAGATAAGCTACGTTATGCAAAATGTGGATTTTCAGCTCTTCGGATGCAGTTTATACGATGATCTTTTATTAGGAAGCGAAAATATTCCAAACGTTGATATGAAAATAAAGGAGGCGCTTGCAAAACTTAACTTATTGAATATGATAGACGATCACCCTATGACGTTGTCGATGGGTCAGAAACAGCGATTGATTATTGCGTCATCCTATATCTTGAGGAAGAGGATCAGCATATTTGATGAACCTACCAGCGGTCTGGATTATCGGAGTATGAAGACCGTCTGTTCGCTGATCAGTAGCTTCGCCGGTGATCAAAACGCATCGATCGTTATTTCTCATGACTATGAGTTCATCATGAACTCCTGTAATCGAGTTGTTCTTTTGGAGAACGGACGGATAGCCGAAGATTTTCAACTGAGCAACAGGATGCAATTAGAGCATATTTTCAAAGAAAGGTTATAA
- a CDS encoding thioredoxin-disulfide reductase, with amino-acid sequence MSEKKHLDTKVLIVGSGAAGLSAAIYTARAELEPVVLTGPTLGGQITLTADVENYPGVPERISGTELIMKFADQAEKFGAKIDYTSAESIDFARRPFVVETEGKIYHAESLILATGSKAVLMNVPGEKELTGAGVSYCATCDGAFYRGKNVAVVGGGTAAVEEAVFLTRFVNKVTIIHRRDQLRADASAQKKAKANPKIDFLWDSVVTEVVGKDFVEALNVKNVKSGEERRLPFDGVFVFIGHKPVSELYEGKLSLKNGLIPIDARMRTEIPGVYAAGETVDGDYRQLIVSAASGAQAAMTLIKDRGE; translated from the coding sequence ATGAGCGAAAAAAAACATCTTGACACCAAAGTCTTAATCGTCGGCAGCGGCGCGGCGGGGCTTTCCGCCGCGATTTATACCGCGCGGGCCGAGCTGGAGCCGGTCGTCCTGACCGGGCCGACGCTCGGCGGCCAGATCACGCTGACGGCGGACGTCGAAAACTATCCCGGCGTTCCAGAACGAATCTCCGGGACCGAATTAATCATGAAATTCGCCGATCAGGCGGAAAAATTCGGCGCGAAAATCGATTACACGAGCGCTGAATCGATCGACTTCGCCCGACGTCCGTTCGTCGTCGAGACGGAAGGAAAAATCTACCATGCCGAAAGCCTGATCCTGGCGACCGGATCGAAAGCCGTCCTGATGAACGTCCCGGGCGAGAAAGAGCTGACCGGCGCGGGGGTCTCCTACTGCGCGACCTGCGACGGGGCGTTTTACCGCGGAAAGAACGTCGCGGTCGTCGGCGGCGGAACGGCCGCGGTCGAGGAAGCGGTCTTCCTGACGCGTTTCGTGAATAAAGTCACGATTATTCATCGCCGGGACCAGCTGCGCGCGGACGCATCAGCGCAGAAGAAAGCCAAGGCCAACCCGAAAATTGATTTCCTCTGGGACTCGGTCGTGACCGAGGTCGTCGGGAAGGACTTCGTTGAAGCGTTGAACGTAAAAAACGTCAAGAGCGGTGAAGAGCGGCGGCTCCCGTTCGACGGCGTCTTTGTTTTCATCGGGCATAAGCCGGTTTCCGAGCTGTATGAAGGGAAGCTCTCGCTTAAAAACGGGCTGATCCCGATCGACGCGCGCATGCGGACGGAAATTCCGGGCGTCTACGCCGCCGGGGAAACCGTTGACGGCGACTATCGTCAGCTGATCGTGTCAGCCGCTTCCGGGGCGCAGGCCGCGATGACGCTGATTAAAGATCGAGGGGAATAA